The DNA window TACAATGgggtaagattcggattaccttgttgatcgaatatctcaagataagaacacttatttgagattcgaatcactctacaagcaagattgatcatgtcgagcttgaatgattctacctGCAACCTAagggaaataaaaaatcttaaaatacaataactctaaattagtaacctacccaaaatttataacaatcaaacttcattcctcttcaacgtggcatgaattgaaacatcttttgataattttgacaacattttcttcacatcttcattgaagtatattgtatgattgatgtctcttggttcgtATCATAAACACTACAAAATCAATAATCTATATAAtccaatattatttcatgttttttttaatttatgaatatataaaacttgaaattaaaaattttaaaaatttatattttaaaaagtcaatTAATATCTTCAAACTGAAGGTTCTTAAAAAGGTAAAGTACTAAATTACGAGTTATGAGCTAATAGATCATGGAGACTAGATGATAAGTGGGCCGAATGAAAAAGTAccaccaattttttttttattctcgagcaattttgtatttatttaattaataaatttaaattttttattctcagCCGATAATTATGACTTTACGTTTAAATAGATtgacaaaaattataataattataatttattttagctaacaaaaatatcattaacaaTATGTTATACGAATTAGATCTGATGTAAATAATATCACACGTCACTTTTTcctatttataatattattgaaaaatgtcTTCATTGTACTttggaataaaaattatatttaaaatttagagatatttttttaattttNaatatctttaaattttttataaaaaaataaaaaaatactcttaccaTAAATacataactaaaaaaatacttaccaaaactttttaaaataacattaaaaaacacAATGGTTGATAGACGATTTTcgtatatattattaataataaaactttttaatgttttttttgaaaattatattataatttcagaagtatttttaaaataaaaggataagattatttttttaaaaaaattaaaagttactaTTGacgagtatttttaaatattttaatttttttttccacatatttttataaatccaAGACAAACTTCTTCTCCATgttcaattttcattctatCGAGGAATTGCTTGTTCTTGTcccattatttaaataaagattttaaatactttcaccaatattttaaattaagaaaataataaataaactgataagataaggaaatcaACTACAATGgggtaagattcggattaccttgttgatcgaatatctcaagataagaacacttatttgagattcgaatcactctacaagcaagattgatcatgtcgagcttgaatgattctacctGCAACCTAagggaaataaaaaatcttaaaatacaataactctaaattagtaacctacccaaaatttataacaatcaaacttcattcctcttcaacgtggcatgaattgaaacatcttttgataattttgacaacattttcttcacatcttcattgaagtatattgtatgattgatgtctcttggttcatatcattctccacttcttcaagaggattcgtcctcgaatctatttgtgaaactttgctgcaaaaaataagatatggaaatacaaattttttttttttttttttttttttttttttttttttttttttttttttttttttttttgtatattataGGAGATATcgctaaattaattttaataataattttttattttcatataaatttagaataagattaatatttaatcatttgactattgaaaaaaataataattgttacattaaatatatacaaGAATTCACCTTAACTAATGTAGTGTCGCGTATTGGTTTTtctcataaatataatttttatttaaaattaaaacacttagattacatttttttttcaaaagtatttgaacgtaatttctaaaaaatattatgatgCACCGTTCATTCTTGTTAGTAGTCGATAGTAATAATGGAGGGCAAAGTCAATGGTAGTTGTTGATAAGGTGATCAACAATGTTGGTGAAGAGGTCGTTAGCAATGGTGGGTGGTGGTGGTTGCTTGATGTCACGGTTATACTTGTCCAACGCATATTGCCTCCAAATCTTTTTTACTTCCTTCTCCGTGTAATTAGGTGCTAAATATTTATGTCATGTCAATACAAGTATCTATATCTGTTtgccaaaatcatgtctatgtCTGTCACAgttaaaatgcatttgcttTTCACCTATAACATTGATTTCTTTCGAAAGGTTCCTAGTGCATTTTTCTAATCAAACGTAACTCGAGATTCGATCGTACGTAAAGTTCGTTTTTTACATAGCTAACTTGTTCGTCAAATTAGAACAAGTGTTGTCTACTCGTTTTACGTTTTCGCAAGAGTGcgattaaaaatgaataatttaattggtacgcttccaataatttttttttttcttgtagtttTGTACTGTAAAGTAATTTACTCTTTTGTAGTGGGACCTGccataaaataattacttttttttattattaaaaaaaaagccatTTTAAAGAGGAGGGAATAATATTCTCATTTTCTCAACTTGTTTGTAGGCCCTATTATGTTCTTTTTAACGCCCCCTAAATGCTTGGGAGGATGCTGGCTCggagtgaattatgagatcccacatgattggaaaggagaacggaacattttttacaagggtgtggaaaccttttatTAAcggacatattttaaaaaccttgtgaGAAAGCCTGGAAGAGAatgtccaaagaggacaatatatgctagtggtggatttggactattgttacaaatggtatcagagctagataccgggtgatgtgctagcgaggacgctgagtccTGAAGGAGAGTGGACACTGAATAGTATGTCAACGAAGACgttgagaaacaaaacattctttaaaaaCTTCGAGCGAGATCTACACGgttagaaaattatttaagacAATACATTACTAAAAGAGAATATATTTCATACTCTTTAATTATTACTCCCATTCAAAAAATTCCTttatatgaacaaaattttgacCCATCATTCATGTAACCAATCATTTTCAAAgtaatgtaaattaaaataacgaaaaataaaaaagatattaaagttaatttagaacaaaatattaGTCGCACTTTAAGTCTTTGAAAATTTCGAAAtagttgaaattatttttttttttaaatctttttcttaaaacgACCGACGAAAAGTTGTATAATAGTTGGTGGCTAAAAATTAGAAGACAAAAATGACATAATTACGACTCACTTTGATACCATTCATTACATTATTTAAGGGTATAATTGGAACTCAcgcaaataaaaaaaaattattaaattttaatttattttattcggctttagagaaacaaaattaatttgaatttataaaatacattaaaatttcaaacttttaaattatttaagtattactagataatttttttttcattaaaatggacataaattttctttaaaaaaaaaatatagatggGCCTGATATGGGCCATATGTTCATAGAGAAAAGCCCAAACTTTACTTTTGGAGCCCAAAGCTTCATGTTGTCACAATCAGGAATAAAAGCCCAAactttgaaatatattgttgatttttttttcaccaaaataaataaaatatttactataAAAATTGACGTCActgtaaaaattaattacaaatgcATAATATCACTGTAACTATTCTCTTACTTATCACGTCAAATTACGTAAACTGTGTTGTAAATGACATCAGATTTTTTGTTATTCacttatttagaaaatatattataataattagttatgaaatatattttaaatactcgtaatcaattaatattttatcttaggATTTAATTAgcaatatattatattttattatttaattagtttatattttccccTTATTTTTAGGTGGTGGACATTAACGAAGATAGCACTTTCGATCCCacttctatttctcattcttataTCAGAGCGATGAATATAATAACGATGTGTTAAATCAACCtccgaaattttgaagctgaaTTTAGCTGATTCCGCCGtaaggaaattttgatatttaagaacaccaagatcACTGCTCTGATACctatgttaagaatgaaaaatagaagtGGGGTCGAAATTTTTCGACCCCacttctatttttcattcttaacaacTTTTATGTtcgaaagttcaaattttttttttttaaatgtcattttttgtttaataaaaaattttaaaattactttaataTGAATTTACCAAATAgggtaaatatttttttatatttaaaatataaattattaatagttaaaataattttggtggATAGGTACAAGAAATTgtactttattattaataaagtGAACATCCCACATTTGTCATATCATCcatgttcctttttttttttttaataatatttttaatttaattaaattaattaattaattaattttgtggtTATTTCCAGAATCCTACTAACCCATGAggtattttaattaaacaaagaaaaagaaaggaatctTGTCATCTTTGTGATTATGAATCATATTCCTTTTTGAGTTTAAACAAGTGCAAGAGGCCCCtcatcatttctttttatactATTCCTTAGATATCAAACGCCTTCTAGAAGACTCTAATCCGACCCGACATCATCTCCACATCATAATCACTTAAACGGGTGGGTGCACGAGAAAGCTGAGAAGCTAATCGTCAGTCGAACTCTTTATACTTACGACCCTTTGATGTTAGTTGCAATAGTAACCACCCTCACTGTCGTTCATAGTAATTAGTCTTCGTCATCATCATAATAGCTCATTACCCTTTTCGTCATTCTTAGCCGCCCCAACTAGACACTCATAGCTTCGCTTTGTAGACACTTCTCTTTCGTTTTTAAGAAacccaataattgtatgaaTCCATTATCTAGATGTTTCAAGACTCAAGTCCGTTGGTAGCAGatattaaggagaggttttcacacccttataacgaaACGAATGcatcgttcccctctccaactgaggtgggatctcacatctcAACACTTATTAGATCCAAGTTACGTTCTTAAACTGAGTGAGTGGAATCGTtgctgtaacagcccaaacccatcgctaacaaatattgtccattttgacccgttacgtattgccatcaacctcacgattttaaaacgcgtatactagagaaaggtttccataaccttataagaaatggtctacttccctctctaaccgatgcaggatctcacaatccacccccttaggacccaacgtcctcactggcacactacccattgtctagctctaatatcatttgtaataacccaagtccaccactagcatatattgtccgctttagcccgttacacATTGcagtcagcctcacgattctaaaacacgtttactagggagaggtttccacacccttacaaggaatgattcgttcccctctccaaccaatacgTGATCTCACATATTTCGAAGGAGAAGATATTTATGGTTGCCACTGATATGATTACAAGCTcgtaataaacaaatacatgaACTTAAACATAGCTACGACTAGTCCAATATgatatacataaatatttgtttatgaaCTACAACTTTGATCTAAAGTGAAGCAAAGAAATCATTTGGGATCtcattttgatttcattttgtagcttaaaaagaaaaaagaaaagttcttATGAGTGTTTGAGCTGATCAAAACCTAAGATCTGAAGGTGAAGGGGAAAGATATGAGATTTGGATCCATCTGCTATCTGCAAACCCACTATCTATACCCAAACTTGAACCAAAATCCAACACCTGGCCTCTTCCCAATGACGTTTGATAACaatcttaataatataataagcTCTCCAATAACCCATTTTGGAATCCAACTAATCTAATCTAACATAATTATAATCATCAAGAACACCCAATGAACACAGATGGTGCCCTCTCATTGCCCCCGGCACTTAAACAACAATGAAATGGCTatcacttttcctttttgaggCCTCACTTTGGCATCAAATTAACAGAACATTTCTATCCTGATTACCCAATGAAACATGTCACCTAATGTCTTGGCAGTGTTTTGGGCAGCTGTTCATTTCTTGGCTGCTTGAATCTCATCATCACCTAGCCCTCTAATGATACCAAAGGAAACTGAAAAGGAATTTACAAAAAAGGTCATATGAAAGTTGAGAATCCTAAAGATCATGCAGCCAGAATATAAAAAGACTTGAAagtatttgtttataaacagtAGTTGAGTATGTGGAGGCTGGGAGTGTGTgtgtattttggtcatttccatagtagagaaggatagagatgATTCTGAAAATGACCCATGAGAGAGAATGGCAGGTATAAATATGGAGCAAAGATTGAAGCCTAGGATGCCATACAGTGATAACATtcgaagaagaacaagaacaagaacaagaacgagAACAACGGCAGCTGTTTTCTTATGTTTAACTTGAGAGCAATGGTAGGCCATTGGAGTTGGGGTTTGGTGGAAGATGAAGTATGGAGGAAGGGACCTTGGACTGCTGAGGAAGACAGGTTGCTTATGGAATATGTCAGGATATATGGTGAAGGAAGATGGAACTCCGTGGCTCGGCTTACAGGTAACTTTTCGTTCGTTCTTGAAAACGTCATTCTGGGTCTTGATACTCGAAACTGATCTTTTTATGGCGTTTTTACTTAGGATTGAAGAGAAATGGGAAGAGTTGCAGACTGAGATGGGTAAACTATCTAAGGCCGGACTTGAAGAGAGGACAGATAACCCCACATGAAGAGAGCATAATTCTCGAGCTTCATGCTAGATGGGGCAATAGGTACCTTCTGAGTTCAATCTCTCATGTCAGTAAAGATCGTTCGTTTGTGTTCCTTTGAACCAATTCTACTTACTAACTATGAAACGTTTGGCTCAGATGGTCAATGATTGCTCGGAGCTTACCAGGACGAACGGATAACGAAATAAAGAACTACTGGAGGACccatttcaagaaaaaggaaaaggacaGTTCTGATGCGAATGGGAAAGCAAAAGCTCGCCTTCTCAGAAGGCAGCAATTTCATCAGCAACAACtgcaacagcagcagcagcaataCAATCCAATGGACATGAACAAAATCATGGCTCTACTAGAAGAACACGACAAAAACAACATATCAGAAGCTTTGTCTTCCTCTGCTTCAGAGACAGAGAAGAGACAAAACATCACAAATTTCCACTCACAAACAGCTAACAATGAACAGAGTTTACTCTCTGAGCTCAATACCAATGGCTTTGTTCTACCTGAGATGTTGAATGAAGGGCTAGAAGTGGGATGGGCTATGGAGCTTGGTGGGTATCCATGGCAATGGTAGCTTTACTagattttgttcttcttttgagttGGGTTTTTGTCTTACAAGAAGAGGCTTTTTGGGCCAAAGCTTTAAACCATGGCTTTGGagttaaataatgaaattgagtttgagaGTTCATGATGTTCTTCATCAACGAAGTGTTCTATGTTTGGTTCTACAAATGGATATTCAAGCTTTTGATGCTTGAACAAGAACATAAACCAACatcttttcaataatataatacaccatcttttgtaaataaaaaaagacatCCCCATATGAAGATAAGAACAAGTAGTCATTCTTAAAGCCAATGATTTCAAATGTGATCCAAGGGATTTTGAAAATCACCTTTTTTGATATTCTATCCTTCAAAGAGTATTAAACCCTAAAGAATGTAATCTTAATGTGATATCAAGCATGCTCTAATGGATAT is part of the Cucurbita pepo subsp. pepo cultivar mu-cu-16 chromosome LG03, ASM280686v2, whole genome shotgun sequence genome and encodes:
- the LOC111791390 gene encoding transcription factor WER, with amino-acid sequence MFNLRAMVGHWSWGLVEDEVWRKGPWTAEEDRLLMEYVRIYGEGRWNSVARLTGLKRNGKSCRLRWVNYLRPDLKRGQITPHEESIILELHARWGNRWSMIARSLPGRTDNEIKNYWRTHFKKKEKDSSDANGKAKARLLRRQQFHQQQLQQQQQQYNPMDMNKIMALLEEHDKNNISEALSSSASETEKRQNITNFHSQTANNEQSLLSELNTNGFVLPEMLNEGLEVGWAMELGGYPWQW